A single genomic interval of Roseovarius arcticus harbors:
- a CDS encoding heavy metal translocating P-type ATPase: MTPETSVVDPVCGMTVTMKPDTRTAAFEGKDFYFCSENCQAKFKADPAAYTDDQVPVNNHAVPEAAQYTCPMHSQILQDTSGNCPICGMTLEPVVATDEASPELANFTRRMWISAAAAVPLMILTMGALIGLPVRDWIGHELAGYLEFALATPVVLWAAAPFFQRGGASIMNRSPNMWTLISIGVAAAYGYSVVATFLPGVFPDAYQMGMGVGTYFEASVVIVALVFVGQVLELRARERTGDAIRALMDLAPKTARRISSDGTETDVPLADIVEGDKLRVRPGDAVPVDGVITEGTSSVDESLMTGEAMPVEKAAGDPVTGGTINKNGSLVMAAGRVGVDSVLAQIVTMVSNAKRSRAPIQGVADKIAAVFVPVVLAVSAASFVVWMIWGPTPALAYAITAAVSVLIVACPCALGLATPISITTAAGRGAQAGVLIKDAEALERMAGVDTLIVDKTGTLTMGKPALTDVVVLAKEDEAGILTLAAALEKGSEHPLAEAIVAGASVKGIKAGDIKEFASVTGKGVQGVVGGRKVALGNAAMMQDLGLKTDTAEERADALRATGKTAMFVAADGELIGIVAVADPVRDSTAAAIKELHAQGLRIIMATGDNERTAKAVADALGIDEVRAGVLPDDKRALVEQLQAEGCKVAMAGDGVNDAPALAVADVGIAMGTGADVAVESAGLTLLGGDLMGIVRARTLAAATVRNIKQNLFFAFAYNAIGIPVAAGVLYPFFGTLLSPMIAAAAMSLSSVSVITNALRLRRVQL, encoded by the coding sequence ATGACGCCCGAGACCTCGGTAGTTGACCCCGTCTGCGGGATGACCGTAACAATGAAACCGGACACCCGGACTGCGGCTTTTGAAGGCAAAGATTTCTACTTCTGTTCGGAGAATTGCCAAGCCAAATTTAAGGCTGATCCAGCGGCTTATACTGACGATCAGGTTCCGGTCAATAATCACGCTGTGCCCGAGGCTGCGCAATACACGTGCCCGATGCATTCACAGATACTGCAGGATACGTCCGGAAACTGCCCGATTTGTGGAATGACGCTGGAACCCGTGGTTGCGACGGACGAAGCCTCGCCTGAACTGGCGAACTTCACTAGGCGAATGTGGATTTCCGCTGCCGCCGCTGTGCCTTTGATGATCCTGACCATGGGCGCACTCATCGGACTGCCGGTGCGTGACTGGATCGGGCATGAATTGGCAGGCTATCTAGAATTTGCACTGGCCACGCCCGTTGTGCTGTGGGCGGCGGCGCCGTTCTTCCAGCGCGGCGGGGCATCGATCATGAACCGCAGCCCGAACATGTGGACGTTGATTTCAATCGGGGTCGCAGCCGCCTATGGCTACTCAGTCGTAGCCACGTTTTTGCCGGGGGTGTTCCCTGATGCATATCAAATGGGTATGGGGGTCGGGACCTATTTTGAGGCCTCGGTCGTGATCGTCGCCCTCGTTTTTGTTGGACAAGTGCTTGAATTGCGCGCGCGCGAACGTACCGGCGACGCGATCCGCGCGCTGATGGACCTTGCGCCCAAGACCGCGCGGCGCATCTCATCTGATGGTACCGAAACTGACGTGCCGCTGGCCGATATCGTTGAGGGCGACAAACTGCGCGTTCGCCCCGGTGATGCGGTTCCCGTAGATGGAGTGATTACCGAAGGCACATCCTCGGTTGATGAAAGCCTGATGACAGGCGAGGCGATGCCAGTGGAAAAGGCGGCTGGTGATCCGGTGACAGGGGGTACGATCAACAAAAACGGATCGCTCGTCATGGCGGCGGGCCGCGTTGGGGTCGACAGTGTGTTGGCGCAGATCGTCACCATGGTGTCGAACGCCAAACGCTCGCGCGCACCGATCCAAGGCGTTGCTGACAAGATCGCTGCGGTGTTTGTTCCGGTGGTCCTCGCGGTTTCTGCGGCGTCATTTGTGGTTTGGATGATCTGGGGTCCTACCCCAGCACTTGCGTATGCGATCACGGCGGCAGTATCTGTCCTGATCGTCGCATGCCCCTGCGCCTTGGGTTTGGCGACGCCGATCTCCATCACCACGGCGGCAGGGCGGGGCGCACAAGCAGGCGTGTTGATCAAGGACGCCGAGGCGCTGGAACGGATGGCGGGCGTCGATACATTGATCGTCGACAAGACCGGCACGCTGACCATGGGCAAGCCCGCGCTGACTGATGTGGTGGTCCTGGCGAAAGAAGATGAAGCCGGAATCCTGACGCTGGCCGCAGCCCTTGAGAAAGGGTCGGAGCACCCTTTGGCCGAAGCGATTGTCGCCGGTGCATCGGTGAAAGGGATTAAGGCTGGGGATATCAAAGAGTTTGCGTCAGTGACGGGCAAGGGCGTTCAAGGCGTAGTCGGCGGTCGCAAGGTGGCGTTGGGCAACGCGGCGATGATGCAGGATTTGGGGCTGAAAACCGACACGGCTGAGGAACGGGCCGATGCCCTTCGTGCCACTGGAAAGACTGCAATGTTTGTGGCAGCTGATGGCGAGCTTATCGGCATCGTCGCGGTTGCGGATCCGGTGCGTGACAGCACCGCGGCAGCGATCAAGGAGCTGCACGCGCAAGGCCTGCGCATTATCATGGCCACGGGGGATAACGAACGGACCGCCAAGGCAGTCGCCGACGCTTTGGGAATTGACGAGGTGCGGGCTGGGGTTCTGCCCGACGATAAACGTGCACTGGTTGAACAACTGCAAGCCGAGGGCTGCAAGGTCGCGATGGCAGGTGACGGTGTGAACGACGCGCCCGCGCTGGCAGTTGCCGACGTGGGCATTGCGATGGGCACTGGCGCTGACGTGGCTGTAGAAAGTGCGGGGCTGACGTTGCTCGGCGGCGATCTGATGGGCATCGTGCGTGCCCGCACGCTGGCTGCTGCGACCGTGCGCAATATCAAACAGAACCTGTTTTTCGCCTTTGCCTACAACGCCATCGGCATTCCAGTTGCTGCAGGCGTGCTGTACCCGTTCTTTGGCACCCTGCTGTCACCCATGATTGCTGCGGCGGCAATGAGCCTGTCGTCGGTGTCGGTCATCACCAACGCCCTGCGGCTCCGCAGGGTTCAGCTTTAG
- a CDS encoding glutamate decarboxylase produces the protein MPIHHVDLSDQSSLLDIYATKASQDSLPKYKLPKGRTEPRAAYALVRDELMLDGNSRQNLATFCTTWVEDEVKQLMADAVDKNMIDKDEYPQTAEIENRCVHILADLWNAEKSRETVGCSTTGSSEAAMLGGLAFKWQWRKRREAEGKDASKPNIVTGPVQICWKKFARYFDVEIREVPLEGDALGITPEDLRAHCDENTIGVVATLGVTFTGIYEPVEALAKELDAIQKDLGFDIPIHVDAASGGFIAPFIQRDLVWDFRIKRVRSINASGHKYGLAPLGVGWVIWSSKEDLPEDLIFHVDYLGGDMPTFALNFSRPGGEIIAQYYNFLRLGHDGYTAVQQACSDTAKWLGVELAKLGPFEMVYDGIGGLPAVAYKLTDTDHGFTLYDLSERVRMRGWQIASYPLPSNRQDTVVQRILIRHGVSRDLAELLLDDIIRAIDHLKKNPVPNSVAKPSFHHA, from the coding sequence ATGCCCATTCATCACGTCGATCTTAGCGATCAGTCCAGCCTGCTGGACATCTATGCAACTAAAGCCTCTCAGGACAGCCTTCCAAAATACAAATTGCCGAAAGGCCGCACAGAACCACGCGCTGCCTATGCTCTGGTCCGGGACGAGCTGATGCTCGACGGCAACTCGCGCCAGAACCTAGCGACTTTCTGCACGACTTGGGTAGAGGATGAGGTGAAGCAGCTGATGGCGGATGCGGTCGACAAAAACATGATCGACAAGGACGAATACCCCCAGACCGCCGAGATCGAAAACCGCTGCGTTCATATTCTCGCTGACCTCTGGAATGCCGAGAAATCGCGCGAAACAGTGGGCTGCTCGACCACCGGCTCAAGTGAGGCGGCAATGCTTGGCGGATTGGCGTTCAAGTGGCAGTGGCGCAAGCGCCGGGAGGCAGAGGGTAAGGATGCGAGCAAGCCGAACATCGTGACCGGTCCGGTGCAGATCTGCTGGAAAAAGTTTGCCCGCTATTTCGATGTCGAGATCCGTGAAGTGCCGCTTGAAGGCGATGCTTTAGGGATCACGCCAGAAGATCTGCGCGCGCATTGTGACGAGAACACGATCGGTGTTGTCGCGACGCTGGGTGTGACCTTTACTGGGATCTACGAACCCGTCGAGGCGCTGGCGAAAGAACTGGATGCGATCCAGAAGGATCTCGGGTTCGATATTCCGATCCACGTGGACGCCGCTTCTGGTGGTTTCATCGCGCCGTTCATCCAACGCGACCTCGTCTGGGATTTCAGAATCAAACGGGTCCGGTCGATCAACGCTTCGGGTCACAAGTATGGTCTCGCACCGCTCGGCGTCGGCTGGGTAATCTGGTCTTCAAAAGAAGACCTGCCGGAAGACTTGATCTTCCATGTCGACTACCTAGGCGGCGACATGCCAACCTTCGCGCTGAACTTCTCCCGGCCTGGCGGTGAGATCATAGCACAATATTACAACTTCCTGCGGCTCGGACATGACGGCTACACAGCCGTCCAGCAAGCCTGTTCTGATACGGCAAAATGGCTGGGCGTGGAATTGGCAAAGCTTGGTCCCTTCGAGATGGTCTACGATGGCATCGGCGGCCTGCCCGCTGTCGCCTACAAGCTAACGGACACTGATCATGGTTTCACGCTTTATGATCTGTCCGAACGCGTGCGGATGCGGGGCTGGCAGATCGCGTCCTATCCGCTGCCGTCGAACCGACAGGATACCGTGGTCCAGCGTATATTAATCCGTCACGGGGTCAGTCGCGATCTGGCAGAGCTTCTCCTCGATGACATCATACGTGCGATCGACCATCTTAAAAAGAACCCGGTTCCAAACTCTGTCGCAAAGCCTAGCTTCCATCATGCGTGA
- a CDS encoding aspartate:alanine exchanger family transporter — translation MRDTSQNDKTLRAVAVSGAGLLLSAEQAVAQTDVTHDADGVIGQVFDTIKPVTEAGFHGFFQLLDNQPIAFILLALALGTLIGKFSFKTISLGSTAGTLLVGVLLSMIAEAAYGITYSIPGILSSFMLLLFMYALGLKVGPQFFSGLRKGGLAFLAIGFIVFSLNWAICFFGAMLVGLAPGYATGLISGSYTITAILGVGQGALASGAYVPPVGTSVEQVGANMAAAYAISYVLSTVLTILLIRYLPRIFGYDAVAEAKLAEADFSGGANDPVPGAPGALTMGFTTVGVRAFAVTHKSFIGRTLSQLVEDFPEVPILRVVRDGKIMEMAKELVVQKDDIVTVRADVHDLIEKEGKLIGPESDSPLARNVPVEVADVHIGSHKISGKSLSDLGAALAGGVTVQALFRAGNELPLGPDTDVRFGDVVRLNGPDAAIQRAATLLGGTPVLFTMKSEVLYLALAMLVGYLVGVITVTISGIPFAFGTSAGVIMAGVGVSYFRSRNPNFGGPVNEGARSFLQDFGLNAFVAVLSANVGPKVISALGGDTILWLALIGIAGALIPPLVAFWVGIKVFGLNAIISDGAATGGRNSTPSLNAIMEESKSSVAAVPYPVAYAFTTVLALIGGYFSMILS, via the coding sequence ATGCGTGATACATCGCAGAACGACAAAACGCTACGGGCCGTCGCCGTTTCTGGCGCGGGCCTGCTCCTTTCCGCTGAGCAGGCGGTGGCACAGACAGACGTGACCCACGATGCGGATGGAGTGATCGGGCAGGTCTTCGATACGATAAAGCCCGTTACCGAGGCAGGGTTTCACGGCTTTTTCCAGCTTCTGGACAATCAACCCATCGCGTTCATCCTGCTCGCGCTGGCGCTGGGAACGCTAATCGGGAAGTTCAGCTTCAAGACCATCTCGCTTGGCTCCACGGCAGGCACACTGCTGGTCGGGGTTTTGCTTTCGATGATAGCCGAGGCGGCCTATGGCATCACCTATTCCATCCCGGGCATCCTGTCGTCTTTCATGCTCTTGTTGTTTATGTATGCACTTGGTCTGAAGGTTGGCCCACAGTTCTTTTCCGGCCTTCGAAAGGGCGGTTTGGCGTTTCTCGCAATCGGTTTCATCGTGTTCAGCCTCAACTGGGCCATCTGTTTCTTCGGGGCGATGCTTGTCGGACTTGCGCCGGGCTATGCGACCGGCCTGATTTCGGGCAGCTACACGATCACGGCGATCCTCGGGGTTGGTCAGGGTGCGCTGGCCAGCGGTGCTTACGTTCCGCCCGTTGGCACATCCGTCGAGCAGGTCGGTGCCAACATGGCCGCTGCCTATGCGATCAGCTATGTCCTGTCGACTGTGTTGACTATTCTGCTTATCCGGTATCTGCCGCGCATCTTCGGTTATGACGCTGTAGCCGAGGCAAAACTGGCTGAAGCAGATTTCAGCGGTGGGGCGAATGATCCGGTGCCCGGTGCTCCGGGTGCATTGACCATGGGTTTTACGACTGTTGGCGTCCGCGCGTTTGCCGTCACTCACAAAAGCTTTATTGGCCGGACCCTGTCGCAACTCGTCGAAGATTTTCCCGAAGTGCCGATTTTGCGCGTGGTGCGCGACGGCAAGATAATGGAGATGGCGAAAGAGCTTGTTGTGCAAAAGGACGACATTGTCACTGTGCGAGCAGATGTGCACGATTTGATCGAGAAAGAAGGCAAACTGATCGGTCCGGAATCTGATAGCCCGCTGGCGCGAAACGTCCCCGTAGAGGTCGCCGATGTGCATATCGGGTCGCATAAGATATCCGGAAAAAGCCTGTCAGATCTCGGTGCGGCGCTGGCTGGTGGCGTAACCGTACAGGCGCTATTCAGGGCGGGTAATGAGCTGCCTCTCGGTCCGGATACGGATGTAAGATTTGGCGATGTGGTGCGCCTGAACGGGCCGGATGCCGCCATTCAAAGGGCGGCTACGCTGCTGGGCGGGACGCCTGTTTTGTTCACGATGAAGTCAGAGGTTCTCTACCTCGCTCTCGCCATGTTGGTCGGGTATCTCGTGGGTGTCATTACTGTCACAATTTCGGGCATCCCCTTTGCGTTCGGAACATCCGCAGGGGTGATCATGGCGGGCGTTGGCGTCAGCTATTTTCGCAGCCGCAATCCTAATTTCGGCGGTCCCGTGAACGAGGGGGCGCGTAGTTTCCTGCAGGACTTTGGCCTGAATGCCTTTGTCGCAGTCTTATCGGCCAATGTCGGCCCCAAGGTCATTTCTGCCCTTGGCGGCGATACGATCCTGTGGCTTGCGCTGATAGGTATTGCAGGGGCGCTCATACCGCCACTGGTCGCCTTCTGGGTCGGGATAAAGGTCTTCGGTCTCAACGCGATCATCTCCGATGGTGCCGCAACAGGCGGGCGTAACAGCACACCAAGTCTGAACGCAATCATGGAAGAGTCCAAGAGTTCGGTCGCCGCTGTACCTTATCCGGTAGCCTATGCGTTCACGACAGTTCTGGCGCTGATCGGGGGGTATTTCTCGATGATCTTGTCCTGA
- a CDS encoding SLC13 family permease, which yields MTNPQILIFAILAAMMGLFLWGRLRHDVVALAALMACVILGLVPSGAAFAGFGHPAVITVACVLVLSQGLRNTGAVDWLARSILPRDAGRITTMLALIGLGAALSGFMNNVGAMALLMPIAVQLSDRLDLTPGQILMPLAFGTILGGMTTLVGTPPNLIVSGFREEAGLGQFAMFDFAPVGFAVATLGVLFVALIGWRLVPARKSAAGASFDTGTYLTEVRVPAKGKAVGLTMRGFEAEIEDSGAQIVGLVRNEVRMTAPHGARRIHAGDVLVLQADVDALTEALSVFGIELEAQKAASASKDETADDASEKTSKAAKAEAAIKEADKVEDIDESDERDEDIILRELAILPGATIVGRSASDLRLRTRYGLNLLAVSREGRQPQARLRKLKLKSGDLLLMQGPAEMMAEFINDTGCVPLGERELRIPDKRMAIIAGAIMLGAIGIVTLGLLPAPVGFALGVLASMLLRTVPLRKIYTAIDWPIIVLLAALIPVAGAMQTTGAADLLARFLVETIAQGNPIAALAVILITTMFLSDVMNNAATAAILCPIALGIAATLGVNPDSFLMAVAIGASCAFLTPIGHQNNTLILGPGGFQFGDYWRLGLLVEVIVVAVSLPLLLIVWPL from the coding sequence TTGACCAACCCGCAGATCCTGATTTTCGCAATTCTCGCTGCCATGATGGGGCTGTTCCTGTGGGGGCGGCTTCGCCATGACGTGGTCGCGTTAGCGGCCCTTATGGCCTGCGTCATATTAGGGTTGGTTCCGTCAGGCGCGGCTTTTGCAGGCTTCGGCCATCCGGCGGTGATTACAGTGGCCTGTGTGCTGGTGCTCAGTCAGGGGTTGCGCAACACCGGCGCCGTAGATTGGCTGGCGCGCAGCATCCTGCCGCGCGATGCCGGACGGATCACGACCATGCTCGCGCTAATAGGGCTGGGTGCAGCACTGTCGGGTTTTATGAACAACGTCGGCGCGATGGCGCTTTTGATGCCAATCGCAGTGCAGTTGTCGGACCGGCTGGATCTGACGCCCGGACAGATTTTGATGCCGCTCGCCTTCGGGACTATTCTGGGGGGCATGACCACGCTCGTTGGCACGCCACCGAACCTGATCGTTTCGGGCTTTCGGGAAGAGGCGGGGCTTGGGCAATTCGCCATGTTCGATTTTGCCCCTGTGGGATTTGCGGTTGCAACCTTGGGCGTTCTTTTCGTCGCACTCATTGGTTGGCGTCTGGTGCCTGCACGCAAATCTGCCGCTGGCGCCAGTTTTGACACTGGCACCTATCTGACCGAGGTGCGCGTTCCTGCGAAGGGAAAGGCTGTCGGCCTGACCATGCGCGGCTTTGAAGCCGAGATCGAGGACAGCGGCGCACAGATCGTCGGTCTGGTGCGTAACGAGGTGCGTATGACCGCGCCGCATGGCGCGCGCCGCATCCACGCCGGTGATGTTCTGGTGCTGCAGGCCGATGTCGACGCCTTGACCGAAGCGCTGTCAGTCTTCGGCATCGAGCTTGAGGCGCAGAAAGCAGCCTCGGCTAGTAAAGACGAAACGGCAGATGATGCGTCCGAAAAGACATCGAAAGCGGCCAAAGCGGAAGCCGCCATCAAAGAGGCTGACAAGGTCGAGGACATCGACGAGAGCGATGAGCGTGACGAGGATATCATCCTGCGAGAACTCGCCATTCTGCCAGGTGCTACCATCGTCGGGCGTTCGGCGAGCGATCTGCGGTTGCGCACGCGCTACGGGCTCAATCTGCTTGCCGTATCGCGCGAAGGACGCCAACCACAAGCGCGGCTTCGCAAGCTAAAGCTGAAATCCGGCGATCTGCTGCTGATGCAGGGTCCGGCCGAGATGATGGCCGAATTCATCAACGATACGGGCTGCGTGCCGCTGGGTGAGCGCGAGCTGCGCATCCCCGACAAGCGCATGGCGATTATTGCGGGGGCGATCATGCTGGGGGCTATCGGTATTGTAACGCTGGGCCTGCTGCCTGCACCCGTGGGCTTTGCGCTTGGGGTACTGGCCTCGATGCTCTTGCGCACGGTCCCTCTAAGGAAAATCTATACGGCGATTGACTGGCCGATTATCGTTCTGCTGGCGGCACTGATCCCGGTTGCGGGCGCGATGCAGACGACCGGGGCTGCCGATCTGCTGGCGCGGTTTCTGGTTGAGACCATCGCGCAAGGTAACCCTATCGCCGCGTTGGCTGTCATTCTGATCACCACAATGTTCCTGTCAGACGTGATGAACAACGCCGCCACCGCCGCCATCCTGTGCCCCATCGCCCTCGGCATTGCCGCCACACTTGGCGTCAATCCGGACAGTTTCCTGATGGCCGTCGCGATTGGCGCGTCGTGCGCCTTTCTCACGCCAATCGGACATCAGAACAACACCTTGATCCTTGGCCCCGGTGGGTTCCAGTTCGGTGACTACTGGCGGTTGGGACTTCTGGTCGAGGTCATCGTGGTCGCCGTCAGTCTGCCACTTTTGTTGATCGTCTGGCCATTGTAA
- a CDS encoding oleate hydratase, whose amino-acid sequence MDHPDIPITASSRLRTHIDLMAAQAVEVAPDASSRHLHNGLDTLLPPADLHGSYTNNRPLPTKGIADRHAYIVGSGIGGLTAAFFLIRDGHMPGENITILESQQIEGGALDGAGNAEDGYVVRGGREMEMTYQNFWDVFSEIPALELPKPFTVLDEFRIVNDADKNLSKARLLEKQGQIRDSSIMGLSKLQQLELVRLFLARKEDLDDVTVEDWFSEGFLNSNFYMFWCTMFAFQKWHSVLEMKLYMHRFLHLMDGLNDMTALVFPKYNQYDSFIVPLMAWLKDRGVKIQYDTVVSDVEMDSDVETRTTTAIQCHTGSGEKTITVGAKDLVFVTIGSIVEDTAFGDNDTAPKLRVNVPDPGVGASWRLWKNLARKSPAFGRPDKFCGDVPRSTWESATLTCKPSPLMDKLKELSVNDPYSGKTVTGGIVTITDSAWLMSFTINRQPHFLDQPDDVIVPWVYALLMDQPGDYVRKPMPDCTGSEILTELCFHLGLIDQVDEVIAATKVRTALMPYITAQFMPRARGDRPWAVPEGSTNLACLGQFVETHNDVVFTLESSVRTARIGVYSLLGLKKQVPDIHPGQYDIRRLLRATRTLNNDEAFLGEGLLRRLLGGTYLENILPLGPDEDTADLRKNGLFDQQISALRGMIEESHTLESAKTWAQGVIDNLRGRR is encoded by the coding sequence ATGGATCACCCTGATATTCCAATTACAGCCAGCTCTCGCCTCCGGACACATATCGATCTTATGGCTGCGCAAGCAGTGGAAGTCGCTCCTGACGCATCGTCCCGGCATTTACACAACGGCCTCGATACGCTGCTGCCACCCGCTGACCTGCACGGGAGTTATACCAATAATCGCCCGCTTCCGACGAAAGGCATCGCGGACCGCCATGCCTACATTGTCGGCAGCGGAATCGGAGGGCTGACTGCCGCCTTCTTCCTGATCCGTGACGGACATATGCCCGGCGAGAACATCACCATCCTTGAATCCCAGCAGATCGAAGGCGGTGCGCTTGATGGGGCTGGCAATGCCGAGGATGGCTATGTCGTGCGCGGCGGTCGCGAGATGGAGATGACCTATCAGAACTTCTGGGATGTTTTCTCGGAGATACCGGCTTTGGAGCTTCCCAAGCCTTTCACGGTGCTCGACGAATTCCGGATCGTGAATGATGCCGACAAGAACTTGTCGAAGGCCCGACTTTTGGAAAAACAGGGCCAGATCAGGGATTCCTCGATCATGGGCCTGAGCAAGTTGCAGCAGCTTGAACTGGTGCGGCTTTTCCTTGCCCGAAAGGAAGACCTTGACGACGTCACCGTTGAAGACTGGTTTAGTGAAGGCTTTTTGAACAGCAACTTCTACATGTTCTGGTGCACGATGTTTGCTTTTCAAAAATGGCACTCCGTGCTGGAAATGAAGCTGTACATGCATCGGTTCCTGCATCTGATGGATGGGCTGAACGACATGACCGCGCTCGTCTTTCCCAAATACAATCAATACGACAGCTTTATCGTGCCCTTGATGGCGTGGCTGAAGGACCGGGGCGTGAAGATCCAATACGACACGGTCGTGTCTGACGTCGAGATGGACAGCGACGTTGAAACCCGGACCACAACGGCAATTCAGTGCCACACGGGCAGCGGCGAAAAGACGATAACAGTTGGTGCGAAGGATCTGGTCTTCGTGACCATCGGGTCCATCGTAGAGGACACGGCCTTTGGGGATAATGATACGGCCCCGAAGCTTAGAGTGAACGTGCCGGACCCGGGTGTTGGCGCAAGCTGGCGGTTGTGGAAAAACCTCGCCCGGAAATCGCCCGCCTTTGGACGGCCAGATAAATTCTGTGGTGATGTGCCGAGGTCAACTTGGGAATCTGCCACGCTGACCTGCAAGCCATCACCGCTGATGGACAAGCTGAAAGAGCTGTCGGTCAACGATCCCTATTCCGGCAAAACGGTCACGGGTGGCATTGTCACAATCACCGATTCCGCCTGGTTGATGAGCTTTACGATCAACCGCCAACCGCATTTCCTGGATCAGCCAGATGATGTCATAGTACCCTGGGTCTATGCGTTGCTTATGGATCAGCCCGGCGACTACGTCAGAAAGCCGATGCCGGACTGCACCGGCAGCGAAATACTGACCGAGCTGTGTTTCCACCTTGGCCTTATTGATCAGGTAGACGAGGTGATCGCGGCCACTAAAGTTCGCACCGCGCTGATGCCATATATCACCGCACAATTCATGCCACGGGCCCGCGGCGACCGTCCATGGGCCGTGCCGGAAGGGTCCACCAACCTTGCCTGTCTCGGTCAGTTTGTGGAAACCCACAACGATGTGGTGTTCACTCTGGAAAGCTCGGTACGCACAGCGCGCATCGGCGTCTACAGCCTGCTTGGTCTCAAGAAGCAGGTACCCGATATCCATCCGGGCCAGTATGATATCCGCCGTCTGTTAAGGGCAACGCGGACACTGAACAACGATGAGGCGTTTTTGGGCGAAGGACTCCTCCGCCGCCTTCTGGGGGGAACCTACCTTGAGAATATCCTGCCGCTTGGGCCAGATGAAGACACCGCTGATTTGCGCAAAAATGGGTTGTTCGATCAGCAAATTAGCGCTCTGCGGGGCATGATCGAAGAAAGCCACACATTGGAAAGCGCAAAGACATGGGCGCAGGGTGTGATAGACAACCTGCGAGGGCGGCGGTGA
- a CDS encoding STAS/SEC14 domain-containing protein, with translation MNRTVTSRRSGDCDPAFGLTTSNRNRPERTLIWITLCAAWDDLRLGLKHPLSFSKCALVTDVEWLRRGSKVMGPLMPVELMVFHLSDEDAATAWIKT, from the coding sequence ATGAACCGGACCGTTACGTCCAGACGCAGCGGCGATTGCGACCCCGCTTTCGGGCTGACCACATCAAATCGAAATAGACCGGAGCGCACACTGATCTGGATCACTCTGTGCGCCGCCTGGGATGATCTGCGGCTTGGCTTAAAGCACCCGCTCAGTTTCTCAAAATGTGCCCTCGTCACAGACGTTGAATGGTTACGGCGCGGATCGAAAGTCATGGGACCGCTCATGCCGGTGGAACTTATGGTATTTCATCTCAGCGACGAAGACGCCGCCACGGCCTGGATCAAAACCTAG